One segment of Clarias gariepinus isolate MV-2021 ecotype Netherlands chromosome 6, CGAR_prim_01v2, whole genome shotgun sequence DNA contains the following:
- the srp68 gene encoding signal recognition particle subunit SRP68 — protein sequence MAVEKANEAKITSLEGNKENAMDEGLSLEILQIIKESQQQHGLRHGDYQRYRGYCSRRLRRLRKTLGFRMGNRHKFTGKKITVEILSDSRYLLLVVMEAERAWSYAMQLKQEANTEPRKRFHLMARLRKAAKHGEKLEKLCESQRVDAKTKLEAQAYSSYLTGMVQFEMQKWKSAMEAFNKCKTIYLNLASAFTEEQAVLYHQRVEEISPNIRYCAYNIGDQNAINDLMQMRLSAGGGGGMMAEKLEALITQTRAKQAATMSEVEWRGRTVPVKIDKARIFLLGLADNEAAIAQADNDETKERLYETLLAECRDTIQAVREELRTDVKQRERAADSAESGKVSNLQYLHSYLTYIKLWTVVKRNESMAQALQAKLKEPQTDENKRGPRPQDLIRLYEIILQSLAELSTLQGLEEDRVFQKEVALKTLVYKAYRCFFIAQSYVVVKKWSEALVLYERVLKYAKEVQSKAKNLNNSLKDLPDVQELIAEVNSEKYSLQAAAILDKDDVTEAPAQQQVKDNKPLSERLDTFHIDPSLLGKQPNLVQFPPDFQPIPCKPLFFDLALNHVAFPPLDDRVEQKGKGGFTGYIKGIFGFGS from the exons ATGGCCGTAGAAAAGGCTAATGAAGCGAAAATAACCTCGCTGGAGGGAAACAAGGAGAACGCCATGGACGAGGGCCTCTCTCTGGAAA TCCTTCAGATAATAAAAGAGTCCCAGCAACAGCATGGACTCAGGCACGGAGACTACCAGCGCTACAG GGGATATTGCTCTCGAAGACTGCGTCGTCTGCGCAAAACTCTGGGCTTCCGAATGGGCAACCGGCACAAGTTCACGGGCAAGAAAATCACTGTGGAGATCCTGTCGGACAGTCG ATACCTGTTGCTGGTTGTGATGGAAGCCGAGCGGGCGTGGAGCTACGCCATGCAGTTGAAGCAGGAGGCCAACACCGAGCCGCGGAAACGCTTCCACCTGATGGCGCGTCTTCGCAAGGCagccaagcatggagagaagcTGGAGAAGCTTTGCGAGAGCCAGCGTGTCGACGCCAAGACCAAACTAGAGGCTCAG GCGTACTCTTCCTACCTGACCGGCATGGTCCAGTTTGAAATGCAAAAGTGGAAATCGGCAATGGAGGCCTTTAACAAGTGCAA GACGATCTACCTGAATCTGGCGAGTGCGTTCACTGAGGAGCAGGCTGTCCTATACCACCAGCGGGTGGAGGAGATCTCGCCCAACATCCGCTACTGTGCATACAACATCG GTGACCAGAACGCTATAAATGACCTGATGCAGATGAGGCTCAGTGCAGGAGGAGGCGGAGGCATGATGGCTGAAAAGCTCGAG gctCTGATCACTCAGACACGAGCGAAGCAGGCGGCCACCATGAGCGAGGTGGAGTGGAGGGGTCGCACTGTTCCGGTTAAAATCGACAAAGCCCGGATCTTTCTCTTGGGACTGGCTGACAACGAGGCTGCCATTGCACAG gcagACAACGACGAGACGAAAGAGCGCCTGTACGAGACTCTGCTGGCTGAGTGCAGAGACACAATCCAGGCTGTGAGAGAGGAACTGCGCACCGATGTG aagcagagagagagagctgcagACAGTGCAGAGAGTGGGAAAGTCTCCAACCTGCAGTACCTGCACAG ctatcTAACCTATATAAAGCTGTGGACGGTGGTGAAGAGGAATGAGAGCATGGCTCAGGCGCTGCAGGCCAAACTGAAGGAGCCACAGACGGACGAGAACAAGAGAGGACCGAGACCCCAAGACCTGATCCGGCTCTACGAGATTATTTTGCAG AGCCTGGCAGAGTTGTCTACCCTGCAGGGTTTGGAGGAGGATCGTGTCTTCCAGAAAGAGGTGGCGCTTAAGACGCTTGTCTACAAGGCTTacag GTGCTTCTTCATCGCCCAGTCATATGTCGTGGTAAAGAAGTGGAGCGAGGCTTTAGTTCTGTATGAAAGAGTGCTGAAATACGCCAAAGAGGTGCAGTCCaaggccaaaaacctcaatAACAGCCTTAAG gacCTTCCGGACGTTCAGGAACTCATCGCTGAAGTCAACTCTGAAAAATACTCCCTTCAGGCCGCAGCCATATTGG ataaagaTGACGTGACTGAAGCTCCCGCTCAGCAGCAGGTCAAAGATAACAAG CCCCTCTCCGAACGATTGGACACCTTCCACATCGACCCGTCCCTCCTTGGCAAGCAGCCCAACCTCGTCCAGTTCCCGCCGGACTTCCAGCCGATCCCGTGCAAGCCTCTGTTCTTCGACCTGGCCCTCAACCATGTGGCCTTTCCACCGCTGGACGATAGGGTGGAGCAGAAGGGCAAGGGCGGTTTCACCGGCTACATCAAGGGCATCTTCGGCTTCGGCAGCTAA